A part of Gracilimonas sp. genomic DNA contains:
- a CDS encoding site-2 protease family protein, whose protein sequence is MSSNPYQEEVKSDFEVLSSKEEPKNKPDTKTILKHLGLFLLTFFFVTMTGANFVGFDPVLFPFAIPNSTDLLRGVLFAGLLLSFLTVHEFGHYFAAVHHKIKVTLPYYIPLPIGIGTLGAVIRIKERIRKMHKLFDIGAAGPVAGFIVALIVLLVGFATLPEPAEYVQNFSGHEELKEYVAQNGTYPDFKTDKVDGQGVLTVGNTLLYTALASMFENVPPMWEMYHYPFLFAGWLGLFFTALNLMPVGQLDGGHILYSLIGHKKHKIVARLFFTMVTAIGGAEMLPLLRDLISGYTTMPLAEYVVWGFILFILMNRAFRSDRYWVYAMMTFSIIGSVAYNYTVGGVEAGQGDYIWVIWSFFIAFVVGVEHPPVDIEEKLSPTRRVIGWLSMLILLLCISLNPIYMN, encoded by the coding sequence TTGAGTTCAAACCCATATCAAGAGGAAGTTAAAAGCGATTTTGAAGTCCTTTCCAGTAAAGAAGAGCCCAAAAATAAGCCCGATACCAAAACGATTTTAAAACATCTGGGGCTGTTTTTACTCACGTTTTTCTTTGTGACGATGACCGGCGCAAATTTTGTGGGATTTGATCCGGTTCTATTTCCTTTTGCCATCCCGAATTCTACAGACTTACTGAGAGGGGTGCTTTTTGCTGGATTGTTACTCTCCTTTCTCACAGTTCACGAGTTTGGGCATTATTTTGCAGCAGTTCATCACAAAATAAAAGTGACACTTCCCTACTACATCCCCCTTCCAATTGGAATAGGTACACTGGGGGCAGTTATTCGAATCAAGGAGCGCATTCGAAAAATGCATAAGCTGTTTGATATAGGTGCAGCGGGCCCTGTAGCCGGTTTTATTGTGGCGTTGATTGTTTTATTGGTTGGCTTTGCCACATTGCCTGAGCCGGCCGAATATGTGCAAAATTTTTCAGGGCACGAAGAGCTTAAAGAATATGTGGCTCAGAATGGTACTTATCCGGATTTTAAAACAGATAAGGTTGACGGACAGGGGGTTTTAACAGTTGGAAATACACTATTGTATACTGCTTTGGCATCCATGTTTGAAAACGTGCCGCCAATGTGGGAGATGTATCACTATCCCTTTTTATTTGCCGGATGGCTGGGGCTGTTTTTTACAGCACTAAACCTGATGCCCGTTGGTCAGCTTGATGGGGGACATATTCTCTACTCACTTATTGGGCATAAAAAGCATAAAATTGTAGCACGGCTGTTTTTTACTATGGTTACAGCAATTGGCGGTGCTGAAATGCTTCCACTGTTGAGAGATTTAATTTCTGGTTACACTACCATGCCGCTGGCGGAATATGTGGTTTGGGGGTTTATTTTATTTATTCTGATGAACCGTGCTTTTCGCTCAGATCGATACTGGGTTTACGCAATGATGACTTTCTCTATTATCGGCTCCGTAGCTTATAATTATACAGTTGGGGGAGTGGAAGCAGGGCAAGGCGACTACATATGGGTTATATGGAGTTTTTTCATCGCATTTGTAGTTGGGGTGGAGCATCCGCCGGTGGATATTGAAGAAAAATTATCACCCACCCGGCGCGTGATAGGCTGGTTAAGTATGCTTATCTTATTACTCTGTATTAGTCTGAATCCAATTTATATGAATTAA
- a CDS encoding transglutaminase-like domain-containing protein: MTSKTEIESLLFLMDDPDPFVQQSVESRLQELGEKAVPLLDEYRSEISGEDAKSRVNDVIHKLTFDTLESDFIEILEHGIKTRKSLETAVFTLARFGNPTLRISEYQNKLDHFAQMIEPQIKYKLDEKRKMKRMLKFIFEDLNFRGDTESYHAPKNCFLNQVIDRRKGLPISLSLVVMFIAHRLEMPFFGINMPIHFMLNYVGDKEELLIDPYDDGAIVTYDQCYFFLKKNNIDPRPEHFQIATNLDIILRCIRNLIHSYERQEELEKVEDLRKLLNVAEMYQD; this comes from the coding sequence ATGACTTCTAAGACAGAAATAGAATCGTTGCTTTTTTTAATGGATGACCCTGATCCATTTGTGCAACAAAGTGTCGAAAGCCGTCTTCAGGAACTTGGCGAGAAAGCCGTTCCGCTGCTTGATGAATATCGTTCCGAGATTAGTGGAGAAGACGCAAAAAGCCGTGTAAATGATGTAATTCACAAGCTTACCTTTGATACACTCGAATCTGATTTCATCGAAATTCTCGAGCATGGCATCAAAACCCGTAAGTCACTAGAGACCGCTGTGTTTACCCTGGCCCGGTTTGGAAACCCAACGCTCAGAATATCAGAATATCAAAATAAGCTGGATCACTTTGCACAAATGATTGAGCCCCAGATTAAGTATAAGCTGGATGAAAAGCGCAAAATGAAGCGCATGCTTAAATTCATCTTTGAAGACCTCAACTTCAGGGGCGATACAGAATCCTACCACGCTCCCAAAAACTGTTTCCTGAATCAGGTCATTGACCGCAGAAAAGGCCTTCCTATTTCTCTGAGTCTTGTTGTGATGTTTATAGCCCACCGGCTGGAAATGCCTTTTTTTGGTATCAATATGCCCATTCACTTTATGCTGAATTATGTGGGTGATAAGGAAGAGCTTTTAATAGATCCATACGATGACGGGGCCATTGTTACCTATGATCAGTGCTATTTCTTTCTGAAGAAAAACAATATTGATCCCCGACCCGAGCACTTCCAAATTGCCACCAACCTCGATATCATACTGCGGTGTATTCGTAATCTCATTCATAGCTACGAACGCCAGGAAGAACTTGAGAAAGTTGAAGACCTCCGCAAGCTTTTGAATGTGGCAGAAATGTATCAAGACTGA
- a CDS encoding ABC transporter permease, giving the protein MPDHKNIITKILDELLPPDLHHLIGDLEEEFNLNKEREGLAQARWYFWSQLVRSFPWFFVQSLTWNMEMIYNYLKVTWRNLKKHTGFSLINVLGLAASMSVCLLIILFLIDQRSYDRFHSKSDQIVRVTIDFKSPSNNESSLYATTPASLAEKLETDYPEVEEALQVRGNYDGEFKHGEKVIPLQGFYADEDFLSVFDFELISGDRASALNEPGQVLLTPESAQKLFGDEEALGKTITGLGDRDYVVSGIINDDVRTHFTFEIIASHKTLEANTASQEMLNSWTSSVYDSYTYLLMKKGIDTEAFEEKIQTIIASDYNDPEGESVMASMIIQPLTKINLGPALSNEIGMVVPNFFGWVFIGFAIIIILIAGFNYVSLTIARSLNRGKEVGVRKVLGAHRLSVIKQFLFESVVITTIALCFAVLILRFLLPEFNSLFFISFTENQIEMDLLANYGVIAVFICFSIMVGVFAGIYPSLYLSSFQPASVLKGIFSTGNRLSGQTLKKTLTVGQFTFSLIFIITSFILFQQFKFMGETDYGFNRENIVNIALQDISLDQLKYELENMPEVQSVAGASVVPALGSIRGVWLESDLIEERLRAHSFLTDENYIQTMGLNLLAGRNFNPEISMDTANAVIISDQAVAQLGFESPQDALTKEVTINDEDYEIVGVIENFISADPMRAGDPIVMFYRPDITYYAVVKTKAGSTGDFLQNLEESWLTMNSLYSLKYKVFDEQLKESPQLIVFVDFIKILGLIAGFSILISCLGLLGMAMYSAENRVKEIGIRKVLGASVQNIVVLLSKEYLVLIAIALSIGIPLSWFINNLWMQLVTNKVGLQPAVFVFGSIAVLGLAVITIGSQAFKAARTNSIDNLRSE; this is encoded by the coding sequence ATGCCTGACCATAAAAACATCATAACAAAAATATTAGATGAACTTCTGCCTCCGGATCTCCATCACCTGATCGGAGACCTGGAAGAAGAGTTTAATTTAAACAAAGAAAGAGAGGGGTTGGCTCAGGCTCGATGGTATTTTTGGTCTCAGCTGGTTCGTTCTTTCCCCTGGTTTTTTGTTCAATCTCTAACATGGAACATGGAAATGATTTACAACTATCTGAAAGTAACCTGGAGAAACCTTAAAAAGCATACCGGCTTTTCACTAATTAATGTACTGGGGCTGGCAGCAAGTATGTCGGTCTGCCTGCTCATTATTTTGTTTTTGATTGATCAGCGAAGTTATGATCGGTTCCATAGCAAAAGTGACCAAATTGTAAGGGTAACCATAGATTTTAAGTCACCCTCGAATAACGAAAGCAGTTTGTATGCTACAACACCTGCTTCGCTTGCTGAAAAGCTTGAAACGGATTACCCTGAGGTAGAGGAAGCGCTTCAGGTTCGGGGAAATTATGATGGTGAATTCAAGCATGGTGAGAAGGTGATTCCCCTGCAGGGTTTCTATGCAGATGAAGATTTTTTATCTGTTTTTGATTTTGAATTGATTTCCGGTGACCGTGCTTCTGCTCTAAATGAACCTGGCCAGGTTTTGCTTACTCCTGAAAGTGCTCAGAAATTGTTCGGTGACGAGGAGGCCCTGGGTAAAACCATTACCGGACTTGGCGATCGGGATTATGTGGTTTCAGGTATTATCAATGATGATGTAAGAACGCACTTTACTTTTGAAATCATTGCTTCACATAAAACTCTGGAAGCCAACACAGCCTCTCAGGAAATGTTAAATAGCTGGACGAGTAGTGTCTACGATTCCTACACATATCTGTTGATGAAGAAAGGAATAGATACAGAGGCGTTTGAGGAGAAAATTCAAACAATAATAGCCAGTGATTACAACGACCCTGAAGGAGAAAGTGTAATGGCATCAATGATCATCCAACCATTGACTAAAATTAACCTTGGTCCGGCCTTATCTAACGAAATAGGTATGGTAGTACCTAATTTTTTTGGATGGGTTTTTATCGGTTTTGCTATCATCATTATACTAATCGCCGGGTTTAACTATGTAAGTCTGACAATAGCACGATCACTTAACCGGGGGAAAGAAGTAGGGGTTCGGAAAGTGCTGGGTGCTCATCGGCTGAGCGTAATCAAACAGTTTTTGTTCGAGTCGGTGGTAATTACCACTATAGCTCTTTGTTTTGCAGTTTTGATTCTTAGGTTTCTACTACCTGAGTTCAATAGCTTATTCTTTATCAGTTTTACTGAGAATCAGATAGAAATGGATCTTCTGGCAAATTATGGGGTAATAGCTGTCTTTATATGCTTTAGTATTATGGTAGGTGTTTTTGCCGGTATCTATCCTTCCCTCTATCTGTCGTCATTTCAGCCGGCCAGCGTACTGAAAGGAATTTTTTCCACAGGCAACCGGCTTTCCGGTCAAACATTAAAGAAAACACTTACGGTGGGTCAGTTTACCTTTTCACTGATATTTATCATTACTTCCTTTATTCTTTTTCAGCAGTTTAAATTTATGGGAGAGACTGATTATGGCTTCAATCGTGAGAACATTGTAAATATAGCTCTCCAGGATATTTCACTTGATCAATTAAAGTATGAGCTGGAAAACATGCCGGAAGTGCAATCGGTAGCAGGAGCCTCTGTCGTACCGGCATTGGGTTCTATTCGGGGAGTTTGGCTGGAATCAGATTTGATAGAAGAACGTCTTCGGGCCCATTCATTTTTAACCGATGAAAACTATATCCAAACGATGGGGTTGAATCTGTTGGCAGGTCGAAACTTCAACCCGGAAATCTCCATGGATACTGCAAACGCCGTAATTATTAGTGATCAGGCTGTTGCACAACTAGGTTTTGAAAGCCCTCAGGATGCTTTGACCAAAGAAGTAACCATCAATGATGAAGACTATGAAATAGTGGGAGTGATTGAGAACTTCATTTCTGCTGATCCTATGCGGGCTGGAGATCCCATTGTAATGTTTTACAGGCCCGACATTACGTACTATGCGGTTGTCAAAACAAAAGCGGGCTCAACAGGTGATTTTCTACAAAACCTGGAAGAAAGCTGGTTAACAATGAATAGTCTTTATTCATTGAAGTACAAAGTTTTTGACGAACAATTAAAGGAAAGCCCTCAGCTGATAGTATTTGTTGACTTCATAAAAATTCTGGGACTTATAGCCGGGTTTTCAATTTTGATATCCTGCCTGGGCTTGTTAGGAATGGCTATGTATTCAGCAGAAAACAGGGTGAAAGAAATTGGTATTCGGAAAGTATTAGGTGCCTCCGTACAAAATATTGTGGTGCTGCTATCTAAGGAATATCTTGTATTGATTGCAATCGCTCTATCCATAGGAATACCACTCTCATGGTTCATTAATAACCTGTGGATGCAGCTGGTAACTAATAAGGTTGGTCTTCAGCCGGCCGTATTTGTATTCGGATCGATCGCCGTATTGGGGCTGGCAGTGATAACTATTGGTTCTCAGGCTTTCAAAGCAGCGCGGACGAACTCCATCGATAACTTAAGAAGCGAATAG
- a CDS encoding DUF3052 family protein, giving the protein MAGYSGTPLLKKLGIKPGYSVFLVNQPKHILEILGDFPDDVTLVDNNYHDLIDFIHVFCRNEEELNNFFPPLKEKLAKDGTLWVSWIKKSSKVDTDITGNEVRSLGLQIGLVDVKVCAVDEDWSGLKFVYRKEDR; this is encoded by the coding sequence ATGGCTGGCTATTCAGGAACACCTCTCCTGAAAAAACTTGGCATTAAGCCCGGTTATTCCGTTTTTCTTGTCAATCAGCCAAAGCACATCTTAGAAATACTAGGTGATTTTCCCGATGATGTCACTCTTGTAGACAACAACTATCACGATCTCATAGATTTTATTCATGTGTTTTGCAGAAACGAAGAAGAGCTGAACAATTTCTTTCCTCCCCTTAAAGAAAAATTAGCAAAAGATGGCACTTTATGGGTTTCCTGGATTAAGAAGTCATCTAAGGTTGACACCGACATCACCGGAAACGAAGTGCGTTCACTTGGCCTTCAAATTGGCCTTGTTGATGTGAAGGTATGTGCCGTGGACGAAGACTGGTCCGGATTGAAATTTGTGTACCGTAAAGAAGATCGTTAG
- the smpB gene encoding SsrA-binding protein SmpB, protein MSDKKTSPTIQNRKARHDYNIEETYEAGLVLKGTEVKSLRQGKASFADTFAYIQNGEVYLRDMYIKPYEHGSYYNHDETRPRKLLLNKREIRELEKATEQKGYTIVPLKLYFKKGNAKVLIGIARGKKQYDKRDSIKEKDVKRQIERNVKGNYKINM, encoded by the coding sequence ATGTCAGATAAGAAAACATCACCAACCATTCAAAATCGAAAGGCTCGCCACGATTATAACATCGAGGAGACCTACGAAGCCGGTTTGGTTCTGAAAGGAACCGAGGTGAAATCGTTACGTCAGGGTAAAGCCAGCTTTGCAGATACTTTCGCATATATCCAAAATGGTGAAGTGTATTTGCGGGACATGTACATCAAGCCCTATGAACACGGCTCGTATTACAATCACGATGAAACCCGCCCCAGAAAATTACTGCTTAACAAAAGGGAAATAAGAGAGCTTGAAAAAGCAACGGAACAAAAAGGCTATACCATTGTTCCGCTAAAGCTTTACTTCAAAAAGGGAAATGCCAAGGTGCTGATCGGTATTGCCAGAGGTAAAAAGCAGTACGATAAGAGAGATTCCATCAAAGAGAAAGATGTGAAACGCCAGATTGAGCGCAACGTGAAGGGGAATTACAAGATTAATATGTAG
- a CDS encoding sensor histidine kinase, which yields MIRNFLVRIKLLLLAFILPWALCSAPGNAQATSDSLWTFSEIRSDTNGDHKLDYLGQKVTITGIANIGTGLLHEHYLQAFVQNDSAGMSIFAMEIETPFEVGDSIVATGMIERYNGLAEVHIDSYKVFKTSSPIKINFLSDAIEAPQNYLGMLVKGEGKVIEKGSTFNGKYVRISSEGSSKSMMVYVSNFHRLFDEFEFDVLQVGDRISVEGIITEYNPEFPEERTFKLFLRTPEDLDFKGIPQFYLYLIAATSTFFMILIVGWVIVLKRSVKSKTKEIKASLEQKEVLLREIHHRVKNSLTIVSGLIELQEGSTESQEAKDVLQNSQARIQSVALIHEKLYKTESLSEIQLNNYINDLVQAIHGTFSDYKEAVDLNFELEEVFLETDRVIPCGLLINELVVNAFKHAFSKNKKGRLDVILKKEAGEIILTVSDNGPGLPKDFDPKTDESLGSMLIDSFASQLDASMKVSNKTSGGAEYIFKFPSENKTD from the coding sequence ATGATTAGAAATTTTCTCGTAAGGATTAAGCTATTATTATTGGCTTTTATTTTACCGTGGGCTTTGTGTAGTGCCCCGGGAAACGCTCAGGCTACTTCTGATTCTCTCTGGACCTTTTCCGAAATCCGCTCCGATACCAACGGCGACCATAAGCTTGACTACCTTGGCCAAAAAGTGACCATCACGGGTATTGCTAACATAGGCACCGGCTTGCTTCATGAACACTATTTGCAAGCTTTTGTTCAGAACGATTCGGCTGGAATGTCGATTTTCGCAATGGAAATCGAAACTCCGTTTGAAGTCGGGGACAGCATAGTGGCGACAGGGATGATCGAACGATACAACGGGCTCGCAGAGGTTCATATTGATTCATACAAGGTATTCAAGACTTCATCCCCGATAAAGATAAACTTCTTATCTGACGCCATTGAAGCGCCGCAGAATTACCTTGGAATGTTGGTTAAGGGGGAAGGGAAAGTCATAGAAAAAGGCAGCACCTTTAACGGAAAGTATGTGCGTATTTCATCCGAAGGTTCATCAAAAAGTATGATGGTATACGTTTCAAATTTTCACCGTCTCTTTGATGAGTTCGAGTTCGATGTTCTTCAGGTTGGTGACAGGATTTCGGTTGAAGGAATTATTACAGAGTATAACCCAGAGTTTCCGGAAGAAAGAACGTTTAAATTATTTCTAAGAACTCCGGAGGACCTTGACTTTAAGGGAATTCCCCAGTTCTATCTTTACCTGATAGCCGCGACCTCCACTTTTTTCATGATCCTGATTGTTGGGTGGGTAATAGTTTTAAAGAGAAGCGTAAAATCCAAAACAAAAGAAATAAAGGCTTCTTTAGAACAGAAAGAGGTATTACTCCGTGAAATTCATCATCGCGTAAAGAATAGCCTGACGATAGTTTCGGGACTTATAGAGCTGCAGGAAGGGAGCACAGAAAGTCAGGAAGCAAAAGACGTGCTGCAAAACAGTCAGGCACGCATACAATCAGTGGCGTTAATTCACGAGAAACTATACAAAACAGAGTCGCTTTCAGAAATACAGCTCAATAACTACATCAATGATTTGGTGCAGGCTATTCATGGAACGTTCTCCGATTATAAAGAAGCCGTGGACCTCAATTTTGAACTGGAAGAGGTTTTTTTGGAGACAGATCGGGTGATTCCTTGTGGACTACTCATTAATGAACTGGTGGTGAATGCATTCAAACATGCATTTAGTAAAAACAAGAAGGGACGGCTTGATGTTATTCTGAAAAAAGAGGCAGGGGAAATTATTTTGACTGTTTCAGACAATGGGCCTGGATTACCCAAAGACTTTGACCCCAAAACCGACGAAAGTCTGGGCTCAATGCTGATCGATTCATTTGCCTCTCAACTGGATGCCAGCATGAAAGTAAGCAACAAAACGAGTGGAGGAGCCGAGTATATTTTTAAATTTCCTTCAGAAAATAAAACTGACTAA
- a CDS encoding arginine deiminase family protein: protein MDINVSSEIGHLQGVIVHTPGHEVSLVNPELKDELLFDDIIFEEDARIEHLDMLEVFKTAMPADGNVIEIIDLCIEVFKNEDARSFFIEQLIKEFPEENLHVVEKDLHKLNPKELLIFVTQGYLEHSKGFSLNPSPNLLFTRDLAAVVGDNILISRAAKKARLRESLLMETLVEFHPLFESVRENAIKISGHQSIEGGDVLVVSEKLVLIGMSERTSFSGLMKGTEGLLNSGVETVLAVDIPKQRSSMHLDTIFTFADKNECIVFPPAILEQNNNVVALFKDGSSIKTEMKGSLKSALEESTGYDFNFIKCGGEDRTNQFREQWTDGANVFALAPGIIVGYERNTNTFNTLVDHGYDLMNQFEFIEEFSKEGFTPKAGQKIAISFQGHELCRGRGGARCMTLPISRKPLTY from the coding sequence ATGGATATTAATGTTTCTTCTGAAATAGGACACCTTCAGGGAGTGATTGTACATACTCCCGGACATGAAGTTTCGCTGGTCAATCCTGAGCTTAAAGACGAACTGCTATTCGATGATATTATCTTTGAGGAAGACGCCCGGATAGAACATCTGGACATGCTGGAAGTCTTTAAAACGGCGATGCCAGCTGATGGCAATGTGATCGAAATCATTGATCTTTGCATCGAAGTATTTAAAAATGAAGATGCCCGGTCTTTTTTCATTGAACAGCTGATAAAAGAGTTTCCTGAAGAAAACCTCCACGTTGTGGAAAAAGACCTTCATAAACTGAATCCCAAAGAACTACTGATTTTCGTAACTCAGGGATACCTGGAGCACTCCAAAGGATTTTCACTAAATCCTTCTCCAAATCTGCTTTTCACAAGAGACTTGGCAGCTGTTGTGGGTGATAACATCTTAATTTCACGGGCAGCTAAAAAGGCTCGGTTACGAGAGTCTTTGCTAATGGAAACACTGGTAGAATTTCATCCCCTATTTGAGAGCGTCAGAGAGAATGCTATAAAAATATCCGGCCATCAGTCTATTGAAGGTGGAGACGTGTTGGTGGTTTCAGAGAAACTGGTTTTAATTGGGATGAGTGAAAGAACCTCTTTCAGTGGATTAATGAAAGGAACTGAAGGTTTATTGAACAGTGGTGTTGAAACGGTTCTGGCTGTTGATATTCCAAAACAACGCTCCTCTATGCACCTAGACACTATTTTTACTTTCGCAGATAAAAATGAGTGTATTGTATTCCCTCCGGCTATTTTAGAGCAGAACAACAATGTGGTTGCTCTATTTAAAGATGGGAGTTCTATTAAAACAGAAATGAAGGGCTCACTGAAATCAGCACTGGAAGAATCAACCGGTTATGACTTTAATTTCATTAAGTGCGGCGGTGAAGACCGAACTAATCAATTCCGCGAGCAGTGGACGGATGGCGCTAATGTTTTTGCGTTAGCACCGGGAATAATCGTTGGCTATGAACGTAATACCAATACTTTTAACACGCTGGTTGATCATGGTTATGACCTGATGAATCAGTTTGAGTTTATCGAGGAATTCAGTAAAGAAGGATTCACGCCTAAAGCCGGGCAAAAAATAGCTATCAGTTTCCAGGGACACGAGCTTTGTCGTGGACGAGGAGGCGCTCGCTGTATGACCTTGCCGATTTCCAGAAAGCCGCTAACCTATTAA